A single window of Plasmodium malariae genome assembly, chromosome: 8 DNA harbors:
- the PmUG01_08031500 gene encoding conserved Plasmodium protein, unknown function: MNVKKFSVLSYIWRRKQKLHISNFYESINNFQIFNFPFYKKNNFFIPYSTYVEKNIVRNRASEIDKGIQLTNAKVTDSVCSYISSDDSDDEVEAEEKEVKEKGEEIGETVGKVYPEISSNTNRVRDEKASSYDRSELKNSTHIATHKNSSRKIPSSYDKYVDYLSYNNNLVEATNNDIVTTKCTTNYVDLHGNKKTNEERNNTISVCKNMHSSYSNDVSYFNNYSSMMKGSNVNGDSKSKDYTEMKYYLNSYINKKEKVYNPNKPNKVNSLSEELKKLEISLRPLQNDINNVKLFLNFLQNEINKHYKNCHVTPFGSIINGLWTKNSDIDICIQIPVLLNRKDQVKFLKKICLILDSFNNGIIEQRFSAKVPIIHFYCKCYKNSFELSCDISINNILAVINSKLIQKYVSIDKRLQIMGIALKYWSKNRNINDRSKGFLSSFSLILMLIHFLQYVVEPKILPSLQDISFKRNEKPFYVMGVDCKFCQDEAVIREELKRMNNCNSYSSYDNCARDRYSYSGSNSNNKNNSCNNFDVDISTLLIEFFKFYGYKYKSGIIAIRDINDYYQNFQALKNYESYFLFVDNPFEVGKDVANVLPQNYKTIVNEMKRAYKILKNNGSWKDVCSFSDNLIYS; the protein is encoded by the coding sequence atgaacgttaaaaaattttctgtgctttcatatatttggagaagaaaacaaaaattgcatatttcaaatttttatgaaagtataaataacttccaaatttttaattttcctttttataaaaagaataatttttttatcccGTATAGCACATATGTAGAAAAGAATATTGTAAGAAATAGAGCGAGCGAAATAGATAAAGGCATTCAGTTAACTAACGCTAAGGTTACGGACAGTGTGTGTAGTTATATCAGTAGTGACGATTCAGATGATGAAGTAGAAgcagaagaaaaagaagtaaaagaaaaaggagaaGAAATAGGCGAAACTGTTGGGAAGGTCTATCCCGAAATTTCCTCTAATACAAATAGAGTTCGTGATGAGAAAGCTTCTTCATATGATAGATCTGAATTGAAAAATAGCACTCACATAGCTACACACAAGAACAGTAGTAGAAAAATACCTAGTAGCTATGATAAATATGTTGATTATCTTTCgtacaataataatttggTGGAAGCAACAAATAACGACATCGTAACGACAAAATGTACTACTAATTATGTAGATTTACatggtaataaaaaaactaatgAGGAAAGGAATAATACCATTAGTGTgtgtaaaaatatgcattcTTCATATTCTAATGATGTTTcgtattttaataattattcgTCTATGATGAAAGGAAGCAACGTGAATGGTGATAGTAAAAGTAAGGACTATACAGagatgaaatattatttaaattcatatataaataaaaaggaaaaagtatataatcCGAATAAACCTAACAAGGTTAATTCATTGAgtgaagaattaaaaaagttagAAATATCATTAAGGCCTTTACAGAACGATATTAACAATGTAAAGTtgtttcttaattttttgcaaaatgaaataaataaacattataaaaattgtcaTGTAACTCCATTCGGTTCTATAATAAATGGTTTGTGGACGAAAAATAGTGATATTGATATATGTATCCAAATACCTGTATTACTTAATAGAAAAGATCaggtaaaatttttaaaaaaaatttgtttaatattAGATAGTTTTAATAATGGAATAATTGAACAAAGGTTTTCAGCCAAAGTACCCATTATACACTTTTATtgtaaatgttataaaaattcatttgAGTTATCATGTGACatttcaataaataatatattagcagtaattaattcaaaattaattcaaaaatacGTAAGTATAGATAAAAGATTACAAATCATGGGAATAGCTTTAAAATATTGgtcaaaaaatagaaatataaatgatagaTCAAAAGGATTTTTATcatctttttcattaattttaatgttaattCATTTTCTGCAGTATGTTGTGGAACCGAAAATATTACCATCACTACAAGACatttcatttaaaagaaatgagAAACCATTTTATGTAATGGGTGTTGACTGCAAATTTTGTCAAGATGAAGCTGTTATAagagaagaattaaaaaggaTGAATAACTGTAACAGTTATAGCAGTTATGACAATTGTGCCCGTGACAGATACAGCTACAGTGgtagtaacagtaacaataaGAATAACAGTTGCAATAATTTTGATGTAGACATTTCAACACTATTAATAgagttttttaaattttatggcTATAAGTATAAAAGTGGTATAATAGCAATAAGGGATATAAATGATTATTACCAAAACTTCCaagcattaaaaaattatgaatcttattttctttttgttgaTAATCCTTTTGAAGTAGGAAAGGATGTTGCAAATGTTTTGCCTCAAAATTATAAGACTATTGTAAATGAAATGAAGAGagcatataaaattttaaaaaacaacgGATCATGGAAAGACGTATGCTCTTTTAGcgataatttaatttattcctaa
- the METAP1b gene encoding methionine aminopeptidase 1b, putative: MATVDLEKKKKMTAQENIEIATVNSVNNGTSCKNNLNETSLEGKNKATKNNASSTNSTNSTNSTNSTNSTYRTNNIVNTDNTSSSNENGINEKRECSEVCANVTTNSSVAPNCNSKKKEEKESDELCNGCGKILNKKLSCPICLKMKINSYFCSQECFKKSWKEHTTVHEDVQKKKNDEEEVVNFMAYVRKQLSPKYFDPTNRLYWVYDEHLRKFVNFTFTGNIRPWPISKMNEVPEHIEKPDYAITSIPESELKFKRKSDIYVNSEDEIKRIKEACVLGRKTLDYAHSLVSPGVTTNEIDRKVHEFIIKNNAYPSTLNYYKFPKSCCTSVNEIVCHGIPDYRPLENGDIINIDISVFLNGVHSDLNETYFVGDIDKVSNEAKELVETCYFSLMEAIKKCKPGMLYKNIGNIIDAYVTKKNFSVVRTYSGHGVGKLFHSNPTVPHFRKNKAVGIMKPGHIFTIEPMINQGHYGDILWPDKWTSATSDGKLSAQFEHTLLITEKGVEILTKRTDDSPSLGFDTKDDLYYA, from the coding sequence ATGGCGACCGTCGAtttggaaaagaaaaaaaagatgacaGCGCAAGAAAACATTGAAATAGCAACAGTGAATTCAGTTAATAATGGTACGAGctgcaaaaataatttaaatgaaacgTCTCTTGAAGGGAAGAACAAAGCAACGAAAAATAATGCAAGTAGTACAAACAGCACAAATAGTACAAACAGCACAAATAGTACAAATAGCACATATCgtacaaataatattgttaatacTGATAATACTAGTAGTTCGAACGAAAATGGAATTAATGAGAAACGGGAATGCAGCGAAGTCTGTGCGAACGTTACTACAAACAGTAGCGTTGCTCCAAACTgtaatagcaaaaaaaaggaggaaaagGAAAGCGACGAATTATGTAATGGATGTgggaaaattttaaataaaaaattgagtTGTCCAATATGCCTAAAGATGAAAATTAATAGCTATTTTTGTAGTCAagaatgttttaaaaaatcatgGAAAGAACATACAACTGTTCATGAGGatgtacagaaaaaaaaaaatgatgaagaagaagTAGTAAATTTTATGGCATATGTTAGAAAACAATTATCACCAAAATATTTTGATCCTACTAATAGATTATATTGGGTATATGATGAGCATTTGAgaaaatttgttaattttacatttactgGTAACATACGACCATGGCCCATATCAAAAATGAATGAAGTCCCTGAACATATAGAAAAACCTGACTATGCAATAACTTCTATACCTGAGTcagaattaaaatttaaaaggaaGAGtgatatttatgtaaatagtgaagatgaaataaaaagaattaaagaAGCTTGTGTATTAGGTAGAAAAACATTAGATTATGCACATTCTTTAGTTTCACCAGGTGTTACAACTAATGAAATAGACAGAAAGGTTcatgaatttataattaaaaataatgcatatCCATctacattaaattattataaatttccaAAATCATGTTGTACATCTGTAAATGAAATTGTTTGTCATGGAATACCAGATTATAGACCATTAGAAAATGgtgatattataaatatagatattAGTGTTTTTCTAAATGGTGTGCATTCAGATTTGAATGAAACTTATTTTGTAGGTGATATTGACAAGGTCTCAAATGAAGCAAAAGAGTTAGTAGAAACTTGTTACTTCTCATTAATGGAagctattaaaaaatgtaaacccggtatgttatataaaaatataggtaACATAATAGATGCTTAtgtaactaaaaaaaatttttccgTTGTTCGGACATACTCAGGACATGGTGTTGGAAAATTGTTTCATTCAAATCCTACTGTTCCTCAtttcagaaaaaataaagcagtAGGTATAATGAAACCTGGTCACATTTTTACAATTGAACCTATGATAAATCAAGGACATTATGGAGATATTTTATGGCCTGACAAATGGACAAGTGCAACATCGGATGGAAAATTATCAGCTCAGTTTGAACATACCTTGTTGATAACTGAAAAAGGAGTAGAAATTTTAACAAAGAGAACTGATGACTCTCCGAGCTTAGGTTTCGATACGAAGGATGATTTATATTACGCATAG
- the HSP60 gene encoding heat shock protein 60, putative, with protein MIYTLRGKILNSSSSSGNKHASILNAIQKRNISKDIRFGSDARTAMLTGCNKLADAVSVTLGPKGRNVIIEQSFGSPKITKDGVTVAKSIEFNNKLANLGAQMVKQVAANTNDKAGDGTTTATILARSIFQQGCKAVDSGMNPMDLLRGINKGVDKVLEYLNSIKKDVTTTEEIFNVASISANGDKNIGQLIADTMKKVGKEGTITVTEGKTLQHELEIVEGIKFDRGYISPYFINNSKDQKVELDKPYILIHEKKISSVKSLLPVLEHVLQNQSSLLVIAEDVDSDALATLIVNKLRLGLKICAVKAPGFGEHRKALVHDIAVMTGAKVVTEETGLKLDDPDVVSYLGKAKSINVTKDSTLIMEGEGKKDEINERCESIRNAIKMNTSDYEKEKLQERLAKITGGVALIKVGGISEVEVNEIKDRIQDALCATKAAVEEGIVPGGGSALLFASKELDSVQTDNYDQRVGVNIIKDACKAPIKQIAENAGHEGSVVAGNILKEKNCNIGFNAQEGKYVNMIESGIIDPTKVVKTAISDAASIASLMTTTEVAIVDFKDGKGEESQSHMNSVNSMGDMGGMY; from the exons atgatatatacatTACGTGGGAAAATTCTCAATAGCAGTAGCAGCAGTGGAAATAAACATGCATCAATTTTAAATGCAATTCAGAAAAGGAACATATCTAAGGATATACGATTTGGAAGCGATGCTCGAACGGCGATGCTTACAG GATGCAATAAATTGGCAGATGCTGTGAGTGTAACATTGGGTCCAAAAGGCAGAAACGTGATAATAGAGCAGTCATTTGGTTCTCCAAAAATTACAAAGGATGGTGTAACAGTTGCAAAAAGCATTGAATTTAACAACAAATTAGCAAATTTAGGTGCACAAATGGTTAAGCAGGTTGCTGCAAATACTAATGACAAAGCAGGTGATGGTACAACTACGGCTACGATTTTAGCTAGGTCTATTTTTCAACAAGGTTGTAAGGCAGTAGATTCTGGTATGAATCCAATGGATTTATTAAGAGGGATAAATAAAGGGGTTGACAAAGTtttagaatatttaaattctataaaaaaagatgttACAACGACAGAAGAAATATTCAACGTAGCTAGTATATCAGCTAATGGTGATAAAAACATTGGTCAACTTATTGCTGATACGATGAAAAAGGTTGGAAAGGAAGGAACAATTACAGTTACAGAAGGAAAGACATTACAACATGAATTAGAAATAGTAGAAGGAATAAAATTTGATAGAGGTTATATATCaccatattttattaataatagtaaagaTCAAAAGGTTGAGCTTGATAAGCCATATATTCTTattcatgaaaaaaaaatttcaagtGTTAAGTCTTTATTACCTGTATTAGAACATGTTTTACAAAATCAGTCATCCTTATTAGTAATAGCAGAAGATGTGGATAGTGATGCTTTGGCTACATTGatagtaaataaattaaggttaggtttaaaaatatgtgcaGTAAAAGCACCAGGATTTGGCGAACATAGAAAAGCCCTTGTTCATGATATTGCTGTTATGACAGGTGCTAAAGTGGTTACAGAAGAAACAGGATTAAAACTAGATGATCCAGATGTTGTTTCTTACTTAGGTAAAGCTAAATCTATTAATGTTACAAAAGATAGTACTTTAATTATGGAAGGGGAAGGgaaaaaagatgaaataaatgaaagaTGTGAAAGTATAAGAAATgctataaaaatgaatacatctgattatgaaaaagagaaattacAAGAACGATTAGCTAAGATTACAGGAGGAGTTGCTTTAATTAAAGTAGGTGGAATAAGTGAAGTTGAagttaatgaaataaaagataGAATACAAGATGCGTTATGTGCAACGAAAGCTGCTGTTGAAGAAGGCATAGTACCAGGTGGTGGTAGTGCATTATTATTCGCTTCAAAAGAATTAGATTCAGTACAAACAGATAATTATGATCAACGAGTTGGTGTAAATATTATCAAAGATGCTTGTAAAGCTCCTATTAAACAAATTGCCGAAAATGCTGGACATGAGGGATCAGTAGTAGCtggaaatattttgaaagaaaaaaactgTAACATTGGATTTAATGCTCAAGAaggaaaatatgtaaatatgatTGAGTCAGGCATTATTGATCCTACTAAAGTTGTTAAGACGGCTATATCGGATGCAGCCTCTATAGCATCCTTAATGACCACAACTGAAGTAGCAATTGTTGACTTCAAAGATGGTAAAGGTGAAGAATCCCAGTCTCATATGAATTCAGTTAACTCCATGGGAGATATGGGTGGCATGTACTGA
- the PmUG01_08031700 gene encoding tubulin binding cofactor c, putative, producing MDEHLIIDGGDNYDEIVLKILKDTENKIKLIKVNEYNDGILKEINELSDKIIKLKEGLSNIYFQFLKHSSVILYEKKLKELIKEIESLKCTFIQHRNKIELGKFSYNYDNDFLLPECDSVNDEDDSKELIDNQIDITHYKLSFQNIKNERIIRGLGETECSSLLLDNLINCEVIILDVLSSVLIQKIKNCTIWVAAVESSLLIYNCVECNIITNSKQIRIHNTRETNFYINSMSSPVIENSKKLFFSPYNLNYDGLSELLKKININKNSSKWTEILDFNWQNTQEKSPNFCVSNEIQVYDIKVEKKKSTIERTQKPITNNYAIENFPSFLKKID from the exons atggatgaGCATTTAATAATTGATGGGGGTGATAATTATGATGAAATTGTTCTTAAAATCTTGAAAG ACactgaaaataaaattaaactaaTTAAAGTCAACGAGTACAACGATGgcatattaaaagaaatcaACGAACTAAGcgataaaattataaaactaAAAGAGGGGTtatcaaatatatactttcaGTTTCTCAAGCACAGTTCAGtcattttatatgaaaag AAactaaaagaattaataaaagaaattgaaTCTCtaaaatgtacatttattcagcatagaaataaaatagaattagGAAAATTTAGTTACAACTACGATAATGATTTTCTTCTTCCTGAATGTGATAGTGTTAATGACGAAGATGATAGTAAAGAATTAATCGACAATCAGATTGATATTACTCATTATAAACTatcttttcaaaatattaaaaatgaaag GATAATAAGGGGTCTAGGTGAAACCGAATGTTCTAGTTTACTCCTGGATAATTta ATTAATTGTGAAGTTATAATTCTCGATGTTCTAAGTTCTGTATTAAtacagaaaattaaaaactgCACGATTTG GGTTGCAGCCGTTGAATCGTcccttttaatatataattgcgTAGAATGCAATATTATAACTAATTCGAAGcaa ATAAGAATACATAACACAAGAGAAACCAATTTCTACATTAACTCAATGAGTTCACCCGTTATTGAGaa CTCGAAgaaactatttttttctccctATAATCTGAATTATGATGGTCTGtcagaattattaaaaaaaattaacataaataaaaattcaagcAAGTGGACAGAAATTTTGGATTTTAACTGGCAGAATACACAG GAAAAGTCTCCAAATTTTTGTGTATCAAATGAAATACAGGTGTATGACATAAAAGtcgagaaaaaaaaaagcacaaTAGAACGCACACAGAAGCCTATAACAAATAACTACGCTATAGAAAATTTCCCTtctttcttaaaaaaaatagattaa
- the PmUG01_08031400 gene encoding conserved Plasmodium protein, unknown function, giving the protein MKKLIEKNVIKINYNRFLKQYKTNIGCEKDVNDKELYEHFIINPFTYSQPFGCLPKNYSDIKEHYLDGVNIFEIVDYVNISERMYKFENVTEDDDKEENDELKDFMTNSESGEMDNMEVSTTRRRGKKNKKNNIKKVGSRKANRDGRVDADQVDDDNDDKKDGNQFNNNNNRFRRMYRFLLFDGNSFIYAYEQQFNENFNYLDMNKYKYPKIILYNRPTIRRGAILLKKNQAAILFKGSKIAEAYDNMEENEIDEVDPIRGQNNFIELAHDTTKTDNFVNSTIIHKKKEFNKNVCNTTRNFYYDNTHSGENCYNKSVVKNTSNKILYHSNNPGNCNWYNQQDVDMFGKECTNRSYNYNFNGDYHSMENGKANYYGNYQNEDKNRIHNSSPYSTYKNESNNFNSTFKSDNSNCCVITNSNSGNNGNNISRDEYTSVNVLANNDNYSYSEKCHNNNYSQKHVNEYQTKHGSEFLIKEGRNSYYIKDSTNYTNECDKFYSRRCNDDQSTKFINTYSDMRDTYHLTRCESSEKRIKIDNCSEEIRNKRNYNDIKLVNNQRLNNNIEEKRCVCFDSNNNPNNSNNNGASYLNDKGNYDYVDGCNSEICTHQKKDRYAFESETGNNCLGKPFENVHSSISHVHSSNSICYNKNYDRGNFSEQDNKYCGKLHNSTFSAKNGMHDNSDVIKKDEQFNECNQNNHSKNSKNSTDLIDLTEGFFLSDFFHKSKDLNNVNNNSDVIILDD; this is encoded by the coding sequence atgaaaaaactaATTGAAAAGAatgtgataaaaataaactataATAGGTTTctaaaacaatataaaacaaacatTGGGTGTGAGAAAGATGTAAATGATAAGGAATTGTATgaacattttataataaaccCTTTCACCTACTCTCAACCATTTGGCTGTTTGCCAAAAAATTACTCAGATATAAAGGAGCATTATTTAGATGGAGTAAATATTTTCGAAATAGTTgattatgttaatataagtGAGCGCATGTATAAATTTGAAAACGTAACAGAAGACGATGacaaagaagaaaatgaCGAGTTAAAAGATTTTATGACCAATTCAGAATCTGGAGAAATGGACAACATGGAAGTTTCTACTACAAGAAGACGgggaaagaaaaacaaaaaaaataatataaaaaaggtagGTAGTAGAAAAGCGAACCGCGATGGTCGTGTTGATGCTGATCAGGTTGATGATGACaatgatgataaaaaagaCGGTAATCAGtttaacaacaataataacagATTTAGGAGGATGTAtcgttttttattatttgatgGAAATAGTTTTATTTATGCTTATGAACAacaatttaatgaaaattttaattatcttgatatgaataaatataaataccccaaaattattttatataatagacCTACTATTCGACGTGGTGCAATATTACTAAAGAAAAATCAAGCAGCTATTTTGTTTAAAGGGTCTAAAATAGCAGAAGCTTATGATAATATGGAGGAGAATGAAATTGATGAAGTAGATCCCATAAGAggacaaaataattttatagaatTAGCACATGACACTACAAAAACGGATAATTTTGTGAATAGtacaattatacataaaaagaaagaatttaataaaaatgtgtgTAATACTAcgagaaatttttattatgataatacACATTCGGGTGAgaattgttataataaatcaGTGGTCAAAAATACAAGTAACAAGATCTTATATCATAGCAATAATCCTGGTAACTGTAACTGGTACAATCAACAAGATGTTGACATGTTTGGTAAAGAATGCACCAATAgatcatataattataattttaacgGAGATTATCACAGTATGGAAAATGGTAAAGCAAATTATTATGGCAATTATCAGAACGAAGATAAAAACCGTATTCATAACAGTAGTCCTTAcagtacatataaaaatgaaagcaATAATTTTAACTCTACATTTAAATCGGACAACTCAAATTGTTGTGTCATCACTAATAGCAATAGTGGCAATAATGGCAATAATATTAGCAGAGATGAGTACACCAGTGTTAATGTTCTAGCCAACAATGATAATTATAGTTATTCGGAGAAGTgccataataataattactcCCAGAAACACGTAAATGAATATCAAACCAAGCATGGTAGTGAATTCTTAATAAAAGAGGGAAGGAATAgctattatataaaagatagTACTAATTACACTAATGAATGTGATAAGTTTTACTCTAGAAGATGTAATGATGACCAGTctacaaaatttattaacacATATTCTGACATGCGTGACACATATCACCTTACGAGATGTGAATCAAGTGAAAAAAGAATCAAAATAGACAATTGTTCTGAAGAAATAAGGAACAAACGTAACTATAACGATATAAAATTAGTGAATAATCAaagattaaataataatatagaagAAAAGAGATGCGTTTGTTTcgatagtaacaataatccaaataatagtaacaataatggTGCCAgttatttaaatgataaaggTAACTATGATTATGTAGATGGCTGCAACTCAGAAATCTGCACACATCAAAAAAAGGACAGATATGCATTTGAAAGTGAAACAGGTAACAACTGTTTGGGAAAACCATTTGAAAATGTGCACTCTTCCATAAGTCATGTGCATAGTAGTAATAGcatatgttataataaaaattacgaTAGGGGAAACTTTTCAGAACAAGACAATAAATACTGTGGAAAATTACATAATAGCACATTTTCAGCAAAAAACGGTATGCACGATAATTCtgatgtaataaaaaaagatgaacaATTCAATGAATGTAACCAAAATAACCATTCCaagaattcaaaaaattctACTGATTTAATCGATTTGACGGAaggattttttttatctgaTTTTTTTCACAAATCGAAGGATTTAAATAacgtaaataataatagtgatGTTATCATATTAGATGATtga